Genomic DNA from Gossypium hirsutum isolate 1008001.06 chromosome A01, Gossypium_hirsutum_v2.1, whole genome shotgun sequence:
tttatgattttttatttatatgtaatgttACAATATTAAcattggtcatgttatataatttaattattttatatttattattgttgttatttcttactaaaattttatctattttatgtgttgcaggaaaaatgcctagaagaagattaagGGATCTTAGTATTGTACAGAATACTACAAATTCGAAAGAAGTAAGTactgaacagcagacagttgttggatcttcaagcgtgccggagacacttgacgagtctgtggaaattcaaagtaatgttaagtttattttacaaattgtattaaattttattactgatttatttttaaatttcaatatagtaataatttattatttttcagctgaaaatggtgggacgcgcaaaGGTCGAGGAAATACGCTCCTAACagatttatataacttaaattctgtcgagcgtgtcaaagtaactagaaacagccatggtcagcctgttggacaagaagctcgacttttagcaggctatttgggcattatatcacgaaatgccaatatgttgcccatcaactacgaatcatggcataacatgcctgatagcaataaaaatcaagctctctctaatattaaggtaacaaaacgttaatgtaattataatacttttgtttaagtttcatttatatttacttcctaaacttgtgttttttaggataggtttgctttagaggtttctgatgcctatatcaagaaggcattgggtaaaaaatggagagacaataaaagcattttgaaaaaagaatattttaaaaaacccataagcctcgaagaaaagttgcaaaatgtcccaccgggaatgctgaggtaccaatgggaagatgcggttcaattttggaattcaaagaaaggagaggtattatgtacttgcaaactcttataaatttttcggtttatagtgtttactatatacgtaataataatttcattatgtaggaccgtgagcgagttggaacaagcagcaggcaaaaacaaaaatttacgcacacggcagggtcgaaaagttttatttgtgtagctcaggccgaggtactatggatttattaaatctatcaagtattaataactttttactattaaataatatttttactactatattgtaggaagcctcgtctggtcaaaaagttggacgccttcaactttttgacattacgcaCAGGAAAAAAGATGGAACTCCGATGTCATCTgaggctgcagaaattatggtatatttagcaaataaaaattgattcattataaaaatttataatatttaattataatgttttaattcatCGTTTTTATTAgtgtaatttaaataatgttatgttgtattcctttttattgtatatttcgtttctaactctttaactgatttattaggagaaactaaaagatAAGAAGGTAGAGTATGAAGCGACTGCTTCGAttgatagttctgttaattttgaggatattgataacagaattattaatgaagttttgggccctgaaaggtatggtcgggttagatttcgaggatctggtgttaacccgacccaatattttggatcctcCTCGCACCAATACATACCTTCCGGGAGTCAaagtcaagctgaagttcagaggttaaaagatcagatagttcagatacaagctagcacggatgagcaaatttctcaacttagagcggaggcagcagcgagggaggcggaggcagcagcgagggaggcggAGCAGAACAGGAAATACAATGAACTCCAGCATCAGCTTCAGTCTATGATGACTATGTTCCACCAATTTCAAAATCCGCCATCATAGACAtgttttcttgtaacttttaacattattttaagaatattttgaatattcatttccaatttatataatatatttttcgtataattttatattatttaaatttgcgtgttttggttgggttgggttggatttcatggtatatttgttgttttttattgaatttcttgcaGGAGGGTTGGATTAGGTGTAAAAATACATATTGCAAAACTGGGCACactagcggcgttttttaaaaaagcgccgctaaaagtacaggtctattgcggcgtttttttacaaaagcgccgctaaaagtacaagtctatagcggcattttttataaaagcgccgctaaagttctTGGTCTATAGAGGCTTTTTttacaaaagcgccgctaaaagtacaggtctatagcggcattttttataaAAGCGCGGCTAAAAGTACAGGTCTATAGCAgcgttttttataaaagcgccgctaaagttcctggtctatagcggcgcttttataaaaaacgccgctaaaggtcctggtctttaacggcgcttttataaaaaacgccgctaaaggtcctggtctttggcggcgtttttttaagagcgccgctaaaggtcctggtctttagcgacgcttttataaaaaatgccgctaaagatcgtggtccttagcggcgtttttttctaaaaaatgccGCGAAGTTTTGTGGCGCTGCATATAGCGACTTTTTTTTGCGGTGCTTGGCAAAGCGCTGCTaaaagtattagcggcgcttagaaacgccactaaaggcaaaaaaaacaccgctaaaagtctattttcctgtagtgtatTACCGTAGTAAGACCGGGACTCTATTGATAAAAGGTCAGATAACTCGTGATGCGATTCAATGTCTTTGTTGTTTCAAGGTCTTCGCTCTCACCGCGTTTGAAGTTCATGCTGGGAGTACCAATCGGAAGCCAGCCGTTAACATAATCTTGGATGACGGTACTGGCAGGTCACTTTCCGATTGTCAACGACAAGTTCGTCTTTCAACAAGTCCTTCTATTGTAGACAACCCTAATTCTAAAACTGCGAAGTTCAATTCAATTGAACATGAGAATGATGAAGCGTGCTCCATTTGTTGCTATGGGGGAGAGTTAATTTGCTGTGAGTATTGCCCTTCAGCTTTCCACATGAATTGCCTTGGCTTAAACGAAGTTCCCGATGGCAACTGGTTTTGCCCATCCTGCTGCTGTGGAATCTGTGGCATTGGGTATTTAAGGGAGAAAAGTTTTCGTACTTGTCATCAATGTGAGCTTAAGTTCCATATTGATTGCTTGAGCTTGAAGAGTTACGAAAACATGGTATTATTATGTAGCCAGAAGTCTAAAAAGGTCTTTTATGGTCTGCAAAAACTTACAGGGAAGCCAATACCAGTGGGAAACAATGTGACATGGACATTATTGAAATCTGATCATCATGGTGCAGAAAATTACAGTAAGTCAAGGGTTGCACTAAAAGTTATGCATGAGTGTTTCGAACCAACCAAAAATGATGAGACGGGAAGAGATGTGGTTGAAGATGTGGTTTTCAGCCGAGTCTCAAAGCTGAAACGATTGAATTTCAAAGGATTCTATAGAGTGATTGTGGAGGAAAAGGAGGATGCGGTTTCAGTGGCCACTCTGAGGGTGTACGGTAACTGGGTGGCTGAAATGCCCCTTGTCGCCACCAGTTTCAGACACCGCCGCCGCGGATTGTGTCGACTTTTGGTAGATCAAGTTGAAAAGAATCTAGTGAAATTAGGGGTGGAGAAGCTGATTTTGCTTGCACTGCCTACCACGGTGGATACGTGGGTTAAGTGCTTTGGGTTTACTCGCATGGAAAAGGATGAAATATTACATCTTTTACGGTATAACTTACTAGATTTCCAGGGAACTATCCTTTGCCAAAAACTGTTGACATAGAAAATTACTTAGATGtatctttttatataatatttgaaattattcATAATCGTACTATAATTAAGTTtcaatatttaaactaatatttgaCCGTGTATTCATTTGTTGCAATGTAAAAATATTTGTTGCAATGTAAAAACTTGAATTATTATTCTCCagtgtttttaaaaaaacgcatttatatgtttaaatttgtttaactATAGGATTATATGATATGGCAAATGTATGGAAATGATAAACTTGATTTAGATATATCTATATCAGCTATTTACATGTTTTTTGATATTTGTTCAAGTAATATTATATAAATGTACCTTTTTTTATTAAtgcaattttataaatatttttattttttccttgtaGCTGAGACTTGCAAATAATTAATAGTAACCTCCAAAAAGAATCTGACATGGTCTTATTTAAATATCTAATGGGTTAATACAAGGAAACTTTAAATATTAAGATGGGtaaaattttagtgaaaaatATGAATTCCTCAAACTTTgttcaaaataaataatgtaaatagttaaaaattgataaataaaattaatttatttgctaATTCATATATCAAGGCACTGAATATAACGTCAATGGCGTTGGTAAGGGGCTGGGAATTAATGATTGCTTTACACTtagttttaaggtttttttatacatgtaaattacttataaatcaaAAGATAATATGTGCAAAACCACACTGAAATATTTGTCTTTTTTGTTGTTGCAATGAAAACAATACTTGATACACCCCATGGCGGGGCCAAAcaaagaaatagtaaaaatacaaatacatataaaattaaattaaatttataaaattggtgaattgaactcacaaaaaaattaaaaataatcacccaaaacttttgaaaaatgattattttataaaaaattaatttttatgaaaataattttttctccACCCAATAAAACCCAACATTCCTCaattgtaacacctttaacccacGTCCGTTGTCAGAATATGGTATAAGGCGTTACCGAACTCAAACGCATGCATACAAACATTTCCAggtcataaaatttcgttcaagtttaaaactttttaatttctatcttaaagtcccttatatgagtctacgaggcccaaaacaaacaTTGGAGgtggttagggactaaaccgagaacttttgaaatttttgagaCACTAAGAAAATTTTCGTATTTTGGagagttacacgcccgtgtgggaagaccgtgtggtcacacacgcccgtgtggctcaggACTCTCCCATGTAACtatctgtttatgacgtcatcacccATTTAGGGTcgcacggccatgtcacacgcccatgtgctaggccgtgtgaccatCTGTATGGATGATagttaggctatttaccaagcctttttccatCCAAAAACCTTGCACATCCATGCTAAGTTTATCAACACACAACATGGCATTTTTAGGCATCCCAATAACCACACCATGGCATTCACACACTatttataaatcacattcaaCATGCACAACCACACACACACTTAACTAATTATAACATGTAACTTACTCAACCATTCGCATTTAGTATTTGCCACACATAATTGCCACAGGTTCACTCATCCAACCCAAACATGAATGCACATCTATGTAATGCTTCATCATAAACTTATAACATAGCAAATATTGGCCACACTAAATGGCTTTATACAACAATGACCTTCAATTAGCATAGGCCAATATTCTAGGCCAACTCATAATATCATGTACacaataaccaagtccctatacatgccatacacttaAAATGGTAGAAAATCATTGATACCCATCAATAGCTTGTTAACGTGATAGGATCTCCGatgacctccaactcgagctagtatctatgacactataagaaaaaggaaaggaagagagagtaagcatatagcttagtaagtaggtatgtaaataataaacaatttattaacatgcttttaacaATCCTCATAATATATTCTCAAGATAatgcaatcataattgcacaaagTTCCACTATTCACTTATGTTCATATCAAGCTGTTTATGCGggttacagtcactaaattatttatatcttgagctacagaactccaaattaagttccactaattttccctaaaactaggctcacatatatccttaccataaaatttctagaattttttgtgtagccaataagtacagtttattctttaaagtcgtCCCTATTCTACTATCCAATAGTTTCGAcccttattcactaaaaattaattatctccacGTATGGGACTCGGATGATGTTATCGATtgattctattgaaaatagattcattaagaattaaaaaaatataaattataactcgtaattatttttatactatgtttaatgattttccaaagtcagaacaggggatttcaaattCATCCTGAACGTATCCCACAAAAATTCAAACATCTCATACTATGAAATTCTTTTCTTACGTTGTTTCTTCTATGTGAggctagactcaataagatttaatttaatctcttattcaacctctaattcaattttcacaaattttggtgatttttcaaagttatacaattGCTCTTGTCCTGAACTGTTTTACTGCTAACTTTACTATTTCattatttctttgtattaacatccatttaatcatacataacaccaaagcatatccttaactagccattccaatagctagtcattatcaaatatttacatgccattcattggccaatttaacctatacatcaaCAATAAAAGTTAAACTTATCATGTTTcaatttaatttggcctaaaagcctcAAAAATTatcatcaatcaaatttaccacctatttatacatcataagtatagacttataatcacaaggtcatcacaagatCATTTTCATAGGTAGGACTTACCcatttacattcttaccaaatGTCCCATATACATCGAGTTCATTACTCATGAATTttgcatacatacctgtaccctttcaacatgatcgtACCTTGTCATTTCTTTGACAAAATCTTtggatttacccgttgaacctcTTGGGATACTAAGGACACTCAGGAAAACTCGTACATGATGTAtcataccaatgccatgtcccagacatggtcttacatggaaatcTCATATtaatgccaatagcccagctacgATCTTACACGATGCCTCATGCcgttgccatgtcccagacatggtcttacactagctcacataacgatgctgatgccatgtcccagacatggtcttatatgggatcacatgccgatgccatatcccaggtaTAGTCTTACACAATTACacatattgccatggtccaaccatggtctttacTGTCAATTCATAACATGTCGTAATTCGATCATTCTCAACCCtacatttcttttaatttgatctttcaatacgatcttgtatttttatattattcatgatCTAATaataacatacgaaataatatatgatattgattaagcatttaaacatatcaaatttaatgcttattaacatacgaacttacctcagtatgAAACGACGAAATAAGTTAATTACTCGATTATCttgcttttcccccgatctaatctCGACTTTCATCTTCCTtaatctataacaacacatttaatttatttattcatcaggctactcaaattagcccaatttcacatttttggtaaaattacatttttacccctataGTTTgtcatatttgcactttttcccctaggcttgtaaaatgaaatgtgttcaatttctttactaCCCATGCATAGCCGGACCTTTTTCATGTTTAGGGCAGCttacattttccattatttcacacatttaccacctattttacaacttttacaaaatggcccattttaggtgttttcatgaaaatcatttaacaaaagttgtttatttaacaaccaatattcattttcttccataaaaatgcagcaaacaacatgaatattctcatggaaaaatcctatactttcaaccattttgcaaaatagtcccctcattagctagattaagctacaaaggttccaaaaatacaaaaatggccatcaaaatcacttacttgtgtgGGTtaaaagttgctgaaattttcaagcttccatggccatttCTGTAATACCCTAAATTcggcccggacgttatggccgaattcggtgtgtcacattgaagtgttttagcgaaaaccgtgttttcattgaaaacccttcttaaacaaaagaaaccttaataaacacacctttcagttGCGAAAGCCTTGTTTTAAGCATTTGATTTAACAAAACTTATCATTTAGAAATTAAGTTGCAGAAACGTttaaaacatactataatttaggaaacccatgtccaacttctcgtaattacaatggaaataataatacttcaattaataatagcataatgaaaaccttattacaatctggtctgaaacatacttaataaaataaaacttataagcttcaaaaaaagtccaaatttgtcttgctagctggccacccagagtccctccaaacatcgcaCTGTCTATTGAGCAtcacctaaaaaaaataaaagagggggtgagttttcgcaaacttagtgtgtacaaccctcgacggaaAACAAGTATTCAAAAattatcatacatcaaacatgcaatgcaatccattcaaattatccatccgctacacaccagctccgcccccatcacactatgtggggatataaatatcgacccacccagcccacacaccaatggtagcccggttgcgaaactaccttcatttacatattgggattTAAAAGTCgttggtggatccacgattgtcaggcaaccatacGATCCTCAAATACTTCCTCCGTACCATcattcccaccccatatgcaacctaagcagaacatcagaTGTAGGCATGTCACATccacaaaacttacattcaacacctagaggtattttggtcatttttgcccttaggggcatttcgataattttcctttaattatgtttttcacttaccttgacccgttaacaagtcccgtgagctaagatgaacgaatactatgcaccaggtaggattccagagaagaggaggtgggtcattaagaccgcttaagtaccaagctctccctagatccaatcctagacatgcatatacccgttgccacaccttaaccctatgacttgtccacggtctcaattaattaattaagttttatgtagtcatcatatactaggcccaatacccctagatacatgcatatggcccactgggcccaatcttattcatatggcccatatggcccagttcatattcttatggcccactaggccaaattcacattcatatggcccattaggcccaaatcacatttatatggcccgttaggcccaatcacattcatattcatgctcacatacaaattcctatcacataacatcaatattcagtttttgcctattatgggcccaacagcccatcgggcccatttagcccattctggctcGTATAgtcaaatcacaacccaagtccacgaaaCCACCCGTGGGTCTCAAGAAACCTAGTGGTCTCCCCCTTACgggtgttcgcgcactcgcaagactaccgtagccaaactttcggcttttgtcaatctacttgtgtgtgcagtgtatgtacacacctggtaagcaagcgtgatgtGATCtctttagcccaaacctacaatcgatatcactcaaagattaattttacatacttatcgaatactttacgaAAAGCCAAAATCTCACATTAACCTTACCTTacgcgataagtataacaaccccttcactaaccacgatcaactcctagatctgcaccaatcgtaactattaaaaccagaataataggtgacacgtatccaacacaagtccccttaccttactatgactattcggccaaccttagccaatggatgaggaatacttaccaaaaccgcaaacaCTTAAAGAGCAATTCGACAgtgagctaagatccgagatccgatactaattccctaccaaagttgattgaaagagtgagggacaataattgatacctagcaaagaaaaccgattagaagagcaacacttacactagattcaatcaaagagtattcagcccttgggagattcggctttttggcttttcaaacttagtatagtgaataaggtttatttggtacagattaaagaagaagagtagaagaagaaattggctaactaaaacaaagaaaattgtgtagagaagaataaaaatcggcaggaagaaaagaaagaaaaacaaaagggttttcagaTTTTTGGatattgaaaagaaaagggttttcgacttttggagaaaggggtttctagcaacaaggtgaagaagaatttcgACAGTAGCCTGGCAACCCTATATTCgacccctatttatagcccttatagctgaattttccatgcccaattcccaattcggctccatcacttctcccttttCATCTCCTCggttttctccctgataaccccttgatcttttccttaattttctcttctgaacactccccttggagtgcatcttcacgccacttccatccttctagaaggacaaaattaaacttttaaaaatactaagGTAGGATTCGAACcgtggatctccttgctagctactaacgtcacctccctactccctaagtggcgtcacctagccactcctccacaaggctttttgatgctattttcccctatttttatttaaaagcccaactacttgccaaccctaattcttttaataattaaactataatttcatttattcctaggttcgaactcaaaacttaattaagacctactataattatcacatggctaggaacataaaacacaaatttttatcaaaacaGAAAGCAAAGAAAGTtcgggatttcaggatttttggggcgttacaatttccTTGGGTAAGAATCggtggagaagaaagagaagTAAGGAGATGatagattttctttttattttactattattctaCCTATTAAGTCACCTAAAGCCATTAACtttgatcattttaattttttttttgtctccaTGTACACCCACCACTCATTATTAGTGGTCTAattactcaataaggacctcCACATCTAATTTCTTTAGCTACAGAACACTTTTGACTAGTAGAACATAATTTTCACTCTTTATGCGGTTTAGTccctttttcgaaattaagcatGCAACTGCTAAAATTAATTccccaaagttttcaaatatctataaaatcatgctataacacataaaataatatcaaaaataaattttttgacctcaaatttgtggttccggaaccactattccgactaagcccaaaatcgggatgttacaattctccccctcttagggatttttgtcctcgaaaatcttatcggaAAAGAGATTAGGGTATCATTCTCGTAGTTTCCCTTATCTCGACAAAGAGTCCTCTTCTAGGGGATACTTCCATGATTACTCTATCATCGACTTGAATTCAAAcatcttaaattttcaaacccATATACCACATGTCTgtctgaagttgctttcaactttCACGAACCactttcaccccctttttcctcAGAATTACAATTCAATCCCATCTCAaagtattaataataatagaaatccAAATCTGAAGTCATCTCACATTGTACTTGTATAGTTTCCACTCACCATCACATTTTGATAGTTCTC
This window encodes:
- the LOC121206261 gene encoding uncharacterized protein, with product MSSEAAEIMEKLKDKKVEYEATASIDSSVNFEDIDNRIINEVLGPERYGRVRFRGSGVNPTQYFGSSSHQYIPSGSQSQAEVQRLKDQIVQIQASTDEQISQLRAEAAAREAEAAAREAEQNRKYNELQHQLQSMMTMFHQFQNPPS